Below is a genomic region from Candidatus Binatia bacterium.
CACGATCGGTCCGAAGACGGCGGCGCGTTTGGTCTTTTATCTGTTGAACCGGCCGCGCAACGAGGCGCAGAGCCTCGCCGAGGCGATCCTATCCGTCAAAGACAACGTGCTCTTCTGTTCGATCTGCTATTCGCTGGCCGAGAGCGATCCGTGCGAATTCTGCACGGACGATCAACGCGACGGCGCGACGATCTGCGTGGTGGCGGAGGCGAAGGACGTCTACGCGATCGAGCGCGCCGGCGCATTCAAGGGCCGCTATCACGTGTTGGGCGGCTTGATCTCGCCGATGGATGGCATCGGTCCCGCGCAGCTTCATCTCCGGGAGCTGGTGGAACGTATCGGCCGCGATGAGCCGCGCGAAATCATCCTCGCCACGAATCCCAACGCGGAGGGGGAGGCGACGGCGCTGTACCTCTCGCGCCTCCTGCAGCCGCTTGGAGTGGAAGTGACGCGACTCGCGTATGGCCTTCCGATCGGCGGCGACCTCGATTACGCCGACGAAATGACAATCGCCAAAGCGCTCGAAGGCCGCCGCTCGATTTAAACCTTTCGGCAGTGCCGACTGGTCTAATCCAAACTAACTAGCAAACAATGTCGCCGCGCCGGCTAATCTCAAACCCTCGCCGGGTGTGGGCAGACGCGGGCGCGGCCTTGGCAGCCGCGCCCGCTCGATCAGTATCTGCCCTGTGAGATTACGTGCAGAGTCCGGGTCCAGATCCGGTTCCCCGGCGCCCGCCGTGACCGCCGTGCCCAACCTGTTGGTAGAAGCACTGCTGCGTGAGCGAAAACGTTCCGTTTTGACCGGAGCAACCGTTGACGGCCTTGTACATTCCGTTCAGTTGGAAACTCGACGGATAGAAGGTTGCCGTGTAATGAAAGGTACAAGCCATGCTGCCGATGATCGACACGAAGCGGCCGTGGATCATGTTGTTGCCTTCACCGTCCAAGTAACGAACGTAGCCGCCGTCACCGCCACCATCACCCTGGCCGCGAGGCGCTGCGGCTGTCGGGTTGTTGTACGTCGCGCTTCCAAACGTGAACGACATCCAGCCGCCGAGGGGATCGCCTCCGCTACCACCGGACGCCGCTAAATTCGCGACGGCAGTGCCCGTTCCGAGAGCGCTGTCGGTAACGGAACCGGAATACATTCCCGAAAAGTTGAGGCCGCCTCCGCCACCGCCGTCCATCGGCCGAATTATAGCCGGCGCCGGACCAGTGCTCAAAGCGAGGAGACTTATTGCGAAGAGTACTGCGCTGCAACGGGATAACTGTTTCATCCCTGGCTCCTTTTCTGCGCAGGTTTTGCGCCTATTGGGGTTACGCTTGGATTGATAGGCGACCTTTCACTTCGCATGCCCGCTTCATGCAATCGTGCGCTCATCAGCTTTTACGTCGTCGCCTACTCGCACGACGCCGGGTCGCACGACGTCGCAATAGATCCCCATCCACGTGTTGCGCTGTTGCGCGAGGAAACGGAGAATGCGCGGATCGGTTACGCCGCCGCGCGGATGATACGTCGGCGTGACGCAGCGCTCGATCGGGCAACGCACGCGCAGCAGAACGCTTCCAAGTTCGAGGTCATCTCCGACCAGCGCCGCTTCCTCCTGATCGAACCCGTCCGCGCCGCGCACGAAGAAGTTCGGTCGAAAGCGCTCCCACTCGACGGCATAGCCGACGTGCGCGCTCAATGAGTCGAGCCACCGATCGACGAGCAACGACACGGGCGCGTCGTCGAAGTAGTGCGTCCCGTTTTGGAGCTCCACGTTGACGCCGCGCGCCGCGGCGGCCGCGCGGGCGGCGCCGGGCGTCGCAACGAGATGCAGCCGGTCGTGCTCTTTGCCGCGATAGAGCTTGCCGATGCGCTCCGAACCGGAGCGAACGAAGAAGGCGCCGGCGCGATCGCCCGGGATGCCCGACTCGCCGACCTCGACGGACTCGAGCGTCTCGCCGGCCAGACTCTTGATGGGGTAGCGCCGCAGCGCGTCGATCGTGCCGATCAGCATTGGTAGGGCGCTCGTTCCGCGGGGGTTTTGGAAACGCCTTGCCAGAAAGGCGCGCAGCGTGGAGGTTCGTCCGCTCGTTCTCGGCGACATATTCGACCGTGCGATCACCCTTTATACGCGCCACTTCCGCACGTTCGCGGGCATCTCGCTGGCCGCGATCCTGCCGCTAGCGATCGTGCAGTACGTCGCGCTGCGGCTCGAGGGGCCGCAGCTGGACGCTATGCTTGCGGTGTGGCAACATCCCGAAAGCACCGCACGACTCCCGTCGATCTTCGATTCTCCCACGACGATAGCGGCGGCGGCCGTCTCGGCCCTGGTCGGGTACGTGTTGACGTCGTTGGCGGTCTGCGCCGTTGGCGTCGCGACAGCGGACGTCTATCGCGACGAACCCGTCACGGTCGGCGCCGCGTACCGGGCGGTCCTGGCACGATGGCCGGCGATCCTCGGCGTGCTCTGCATCGCGCTGGGTGTGCTCATCGTCTGCTACGTCGTGCTGATCGTCATCGTGTCGATTCCGCTGGCCATCGCCATGATGTCCACGGCGCTCGCCGTAATCGTTCCAATCGCCGTCTTGTTCGCCATACTCGCGATCCTCTTCGCGCTAGCGCTGTTGCTGATCAGCGGCGCATTCGCGTTCTTCGGTCTCGTGGTCGAGGGGCGCAGCGTCCCCGCCTCGATCGAGCTCGCTGTCTCGCGGATCTTTACGCGTCCGCAGTTCGGTCGCGCGCTGTTATGCGCGATCGCGGCGGGCGCGGTGAGCACGGTCCCGGTGGGACTTGTCGATACGGCTGCGCTCCTGGGGTTACAGCACTGGCCGGCCGCGTATGTCGCTCTCGACTCGGTCGTGCGCTGGGCGCTGCTCCCGTTCTCAGCGCTGATCCTGGCCGTGTATTACTTTGACGTACGCGTTCGCCGCGAGGGATTCGATCTGGAGGATCTGATCTTCGGCGACGACCTGGACGACACCGGATACGCGCCGACGGCCTATCTCTCCGGCCGCGAGCGAGCGCTGATCAAGCGTTTCCTGGAGCGCCGCGAGACGCTCACGCCGCAGCGCCGCGCCGTGATCGCCGCGCAACTCGCGCAGCCCGCGCGCGAGCGCGTACCGGAGGAGCTGCGCGGTTTAGATGATGAGTCGCTATTGGAGCGCCTCTAGCCACCAAGTTCGGGACGAATGACGATCGCGGAGCGATTCTCGTCGCTTCACAGAGCGCGGTCGACGTACGGGCTCGTCAGCCACGCGAAGGCCGCCTCGACCTCCTCTCGCATTCAGATTAGCTAACGTGCATGCAGCCTCTGGCACCAACGTGGCACCGACGCGTCGAAATCGCAAGGCTTTAGAGGGGATTTGCCGGGACGGTAAACGCGCCGGGAGCTTTATCTGGGAACACTCTTTGACACCTACGGTTATTCGTCGGGATCATCGCGATCTGATTCCATTCCCGTTGGCAGCCCTACAACGTTGTGCGTTGTCCACTTTGCCGGTTCTTGCGGAGCAGCGCTCAGGTACCTACGCTCAACGGATCGCTATTTAACGTATCTCAAGCAGCGTGCGGCCGCCCGGGCGCTACTTACGCAGTCGCCCTATCAGCTCTTTCGTGAATCGCAAAGCGTCGTTCTTGGTGCGCTCGTAGAGCGCCGTGGCTTGGCCCTTGGTCATCGTGTGGCCGTGTTCGTGTAGGAACGTTACGCCCTCGCCGACCACGATTGTTCCCGCGTACGCGATTGCGCCCTTGATCGCGATGCCTGCCACCGGAACGAAACCGACGAGCTCGCGCGCAATCATGCGCCAGCCGAAGCCGCCGCCAATCACCGGCAACAACTGCCACGTCCGCTGCACATCCGGGTCGCGGCCGTAGACCGCCTCGATGTGCAGCATCAGCATCACCTGAATCCCCGTGATCGCCATCATGTCGCCTGCGGACGCGAACGCGCCGAGCACCAAGCCGATCACCGGCACGTGATCCACTACCGCGCTCGCCAGCGCCACTTTCAGCGCGTTGTTCGCCGCGTCGCGCGTCAGCTTCGCCGCCACGGTGTCGCGCAGCATCGGCAGATTCCGCCCCACTGCGATCTCGACTCCGCCCGCGCACTCCACCAGATGCGGGAAGAACCGCCCGCGCAGATGTTCGCGTGCGATCGCCGGCACCACGTACTCGCTCCACTCGCCGCCCTTCGGAGGCGACGCCGGTCCCGATGTCGGCGCGTCCGGATCCACCGTCAGCGCCAGAATCGGAACGCGCAACACGCTCAGCGTGGTCAAGTCCGCGGCCGTCAGATCGCCGCGCCGTCCTAGGAACACGATCGCCCGCACCTCCTGCGGGTTCGTCACCAGCGGCGCCTCGGGATGGATCGTCTCGAGACACGCCGCGGCGGAGATCGGAATCGTGTCGTCGGCGTGCCCGCGCAGCAGCAGCGCGCGCAGTTCGGAGATCAGCGCGGGATCGCCGCAGAGCAGAAACCGGAACGGCTTGCGAACGTGCGCGCCGATCGAGCGTAGGTCGATGCCCTTGCGCAGGATTGAGAACACCTTGCCGGCGTTGCCGGCTACCGCCATCGACCGCACTTACAGCCCGAGCTTGTTCAGATCGACCGCAAGCGTGCCATCGGCCTTGCGCAGCTCTTTCAGCGGATCGTCCGTGTAGTCCAGATAAACCAGCCCCATGAAGATCTCGAGCGGCCACG
It encodes:
- a CDS encoding MOSC domain-containing protein; translated protein: MLIGTIDALRRYPIKSLAGETLESVEVGESGIPGDRAGAFFVRSGSERIGKLYRGKEHDRLHLVATPGAARAAAAARGVNVELQNGTHYFDDAPVSLLVDRWLDSLSAHVGYAVEWERFRPNFFVRGADGFDQEEAALVGDDLELGSVLLRVRCPIERCVTPTYHPRGGVTDPRILRFLAQQRNTWMGIYCDVVRPGVVRVGDDVKADERTIA
- the recR gene encoding recombination mediator RecR; translation: MTTVAGPVARLINELSKLPTIGPKTAARLVFYLLNRPRNEAQSLAEAILSVKDNVLFCSICYSLAESDPCEFCTDDQRDGATICVVAEAKDVYAIERAGAFKGRYHVLGGLISPMDGIGPAQLHLRELVERIGRDEPREIILATNPNAEGEATALYLSRLLQPLGVEVTRLAYGLPIGGDLDYADEMTIAKALEGRRSI